A window of the Planococcus citri chromosome 4, ihPlaCitr1.1, whole genome shotgun sequence genome harbors these coding sequences:
- the LOC135842722 gene encoding uncharacterized protein LOC135842722 has translation MAASFKIVSTKNVDSGIVEICTVPTCWFIEGEKKFYYPPPKHATVKRISSGKEPNTKWPVYSVENIHHVLDDYDKCKPLEEQLLQSSSASLIAPRRDEVHEKSDKDKEKSDKDKEKSHKDDEKSDKYDDESSDITSDTDKSDDTTHPTPENKRKRVKRFVVKPKRMKYLEEDIIDIKNRLFLIEKSNRSQQDDIKEIKNLVIDLARSSKRHMDFDSFPLECMDDFMQMEEKLKDVDYFESMKTYLTDFGGKSLKETVPVIMKAVLTPGIVRNKINFTGQNNKLTFCKSSIYKVIEKVLSEKHGKNEAADIPARISKWLRYTHDNCKEKNNEDA, from the exons atggCGGCATCATTTAAAATTGTATCAACAAAAAACGTTGACAGCGGAATCGTGGAGATATGTACGGTTCCAACATGTTGGTTCATCGAAGGTGAAAAGAAGTTTTATTACCCACCTCCGAAACACGCTACAGTAAAAAGGATTTCATCTGGAAAAGAACCTAATACAAAATGGCCTGTGTATTCggttgaaaatattcatcatgTCTTGg ACGATTATGATAAATGCAAGCCGCTCGAAGAACAGCTTCTCCAATCCAGTTCGGCTTCATTAATTGCACCCCGTAGGGACGAAGTTCATGAAAAATCCGATAAAGATAAGGAAAAATCCGATAAAGATAAGGAAAAATCCCATAAAGATGACGAAAAATCCGATAAATATGACGACGAAAGCAGCGACATAACATCag ACACGGACAAAAGTGATGATACGACTCATCCCACTcctgaaaataaaagaaaacgcGTGAAACGATTTGTGGTGAAACCAAAACGAATGAAATACTTGG AAGAAGATATCATCGATATCAAAAATCGGCTTTTCTTAATTGAGAAATCTAATAGAAGTCAACAAGATGAtataaaagaaattaaaaacctCGTCATCGATTTGGCCCGTTCTTCTAAAAGACATATGGACTTCGATAGCTTTCCACTTGAATGCATGGATGATTTTATGCAAATGGAAGAAAAACTGAAGGATGTCGATTATTTCGAATCGATG aaaacttatCTGACGGATTTCGGAGGGAAAAGCCTGAAGGAAACAGTACCAGTCATAATGAAGGCGGTCCTGACCCCAGGCATCGTTCGCAACAAAATAAACTTTACCGGTCAAAACAACAAATTAACATTTTGTAAATCCAGTATTTACAAAGTTATTGAAA AAGTTTTGAGTGAAAAACATGGTAAAAACGAAGCGGCGGACATACCTGCCAGAATTTCGAAGTGGTTACGGTATACGCATGATAATTGTAAAGAGAAGAATAACGAAGATGCGTAA